Below is a genomic region from Enoplosus armatus isolate fEnoArm2 chromosome 10, fEnoArm2.hap1, whole genome shotgun sequence.
tcaccctcactgatataaatggggtggacaaaatattagcaACAGCTCTATAGAATATCATAGCCCTCACGAAGGTAAGATTTTttgcagagctgttgtattagaTGGTGTCAATTCAAGAAGACCTGAAATTCCAACCGGTTTTACCTGACAAGCACAGTGTCGAGCTTTACTCACTGGAGGTGCAGAATAAAAGGTCTAACAGTTTTAAACCTGTGCCTACATGCCACTCCTTCTGTCACTATTTATATATGATCACATCCTGGTAAACCAGGTAATTAAGGTTAGCCTGCTACAACGTTGCCATGCCTACCATTTGATTCAATTCTAAAATCACAGGCGACGCAGTATCATGGGCATCCTTAATTGGATTCAATGCAAAATACCAACTGAGATGAAGGTTTAAAGCAAgatctttcttttatttgtgcATAATGGCGATTGATTCAAAGCCTCCAGCAGGTTACACAGCTGAGTCCGTAGGTGTAAACAGTTGACTGGCAGCTCATGCCTTGCTGTCAAGAGCTCCACACTTtccggggggtgggggtagcGGTGGGGCAGGCGTTGCAGGTGTTTATGTCCTCATTTATATGTCTTCATGTGCCACAATCCATCATTCAGATAGTGAACGTTCTCAATTCCAATCCCCTTGTtgactttttctctgtttgcaaaagacaaagacagataaaGATCAGGCATCATAAAGGCAGCAACAGAGGGAGAATTTATGCTTCTGTAAAAATGTAGGGAAGGAATCTTACATGCTTTCTGCAGACATCTTCATAACGCCAACACAAAGTGCATGTTGTTTTCCCTCTGCCATTATGGCCTGCATCCACTTGTTAAAGACAAActcaaagtgttttaaaatgtggaaGGAAGGtggcattttttgtttgttgtttaaaaacatCTTAACACTATGACAAAGGACAATTTCACGCATACATTTTATAGTTATCAAACAGCTTCCATGTGCAGCATCAAGTATAAAAGGATACAACTACTGTGTCAGCGCCAGCTGGGTACAGTTTAGCGCCTGGTGACGTCAGCCCGGGGCACATGATGTTGGCTCCACTTAAGACAAATTTAATGGCCCCTTTGTCTACTTGCTGGTGTGGAAGAATGAAAGGATCTATTGAGAGAAAAGTGAGTTTCCTATCAGTGTGAGGAAATTCAAACAACCATCACGCAGTTGGCATTAGAAAATCTTACATTTATGCAACAGTCTGAGGGTCGGGTAGAATggtccttctctctgtctgaagAACAGCAGTTCTCCATTCACCGTCAGGATTTCAATGTGTTCATGGCTGTGGGAGGAGGAATATAAATATTACAACTGTAGAAGAAAATCCAGTGTACTGAAAACACTTTGCATGCGAGACCCTTGATGAGAAACATGAAATGATGAGTCATACCATCTCACTATTTTGACAGGGTCCTTTTTTGGCATTATGTGATTGAGCCATGACTCAATGTCGGGAAACTGTTCCAACAGCTGATTTTTGATGCCTTTGATCACTGATGTTTTCAGCTGGATACAGTTCGACACATTTTCCTTCTCATCAAATCTGCAACAGGAAACAGTAAATGCTGTTAGTATAATATGTACGAAGTATAAACACAGATCTTTTTTACAACTAGGTTTTATTCTACTAAATTGACAGATAAATCGATATACTATAGGCCTAAATATGTTACAAACATACGGCACTTATTCCACATTGTGGCAAATATTGGCAGTAAACAATAGTTTAGTTGcaatgtgctttttttaaaggcaATATCGACCAACACCCACAGTGCCCAGATATATTGGGAAGAGAATCTAAGTTTAGTCTTAGAGAGGAAACAGCATGATCATGCTCTAAATcagagatagagatagatacataaacataaaacttAAACAACTATGCATCCTTTTAAATCTTATTCAGACAAGCCAATGAGTTATAGAGTACATATAActcaatttcatttcaatacACCCTGAAAAGGTATTTTGACAACTGTACAGAGAGGTACCTTCTCATATTGggataataaatacaaatgacatATACATATGAATCTAAtattcaaagtgaaaatatgCTTAGATAATGTGAGCTGTGCCTGGAGGCCCCCAATTGTCTCAAGATGACAAGACTTAAATTTTGGATTTAAGGCAAGATTTTCAAGTTCAAAAACGTGAATGAATTATCTTTAGATCACACAGCactgacacatttaaatatatgtcTTTCAAGCCTGGCCTAACCTATAATAACAGAGGATCTCACAAAACATTACAACTCATGTCTGCTTGGCTGCTTGTCTTATTAAATTGTACATGAGCCTATGACACACTCAAAGACGCGATTGCTAATCAGTTAGCGTTAGCCACCTAGCTGTgattagctaacgttacaacATGGAAATGGTCAGCAACGTACTTTTTAAACATCCTCGTTGGTCGCTGTTACCGCGTTCCTTAATTGTGAGAAAGCTTGTCCGCACTTACTGCGCCAGATCGTATATGGTAAACACaagtaaataacaaaatacGAGTCATCTAACAAATAATGCTATTGGGATTGCACGCCTGTTTCGCAGCGGAGGGCCAGCGGTATGACGGTTGCGTCGTTTTACGACAGCTGTTTACGTTACACGGCAGGTCAGGCCGAATTCGATTATGATAGGCGCTTCCGTCCTCTCATGTCGCCTAGGTAACTTCTGACTGTAACAGCCAGACTTACAACACCCGCAGTCGGACACTGACGCTGTTAAACAAATGATAAGTCAACCAAAACTCGCATGTAGCGCCTGTTAGATAATGTCAAGATATTCGTTTCTTGATCATGCATTAGATAaatcaaacacatcacaaagCCTGTCCCACTATAccatacagtctatggttcaTACTTAGATGGATCTAAaaaatttttgtttttgtgttttaactaTTGATTGTACATACAGTGCTGCTAcattactgtaatattttaattcattgtttaaaaaaatgaaaaatggaattGGAATTTGGCAACGTGAATATGATTTTTCTCACGTTAGATAACTACTGAActacaaataacattttttttatctatcatTTTGTGCAcagaataatataaaacatggaCAACGTTCGTTTCTACACCAGTGCCAATTATCCATGTCAATAAGTCTAAATAAATCTAAATGAGTCCAAAATACCCTGGAGAAATGAGTACACTGAAAGAATGAGTGGGAGATGTTTCCTTGATTCAGTTAGCAATAATCACAGCTGAAATCAATATATCTAAATCTTTCAAGtacctttttcacagaaaaaattCTCTGTAGTTTCTTATATGACATCTCCTTGACGTGTTTGCAACGCAGTGCACGCCAATGCTTTATGCCATTgtatttcacattcacattcaaagcAATACacctttatttgtcacataaacATTAAAAGTTCAAGTTTATTGCCACATGTACAAGTTCAGGTCATCCATACAATAACATTTAAAGCCCACAACAATCCTCACAGCCCACATAAAtgttacattacaatacattgtACATTAAAATGCTCAGTTACCTCCATAGactgtgaaaaatataaaaatacagaaaaaatatatgcagtataataaaaatgaagaattacatttcaaaaagcaAATTTAGGCAACTCAAGATAGATATGGATCTAGAAAATGTTAATATGGACACTGTAGGagttgaaatgtaatgtaacataaAGAAGGttttagaaaatatttataaCATAGTAAATATCCATTCATATCTAATAACTTGGCATTATTCATTAGTTTGTTAAATTCATGACCATATGTGCATCTATGATGACCATAAAGAGTCACGGCGCCATCTTGTGGCCAGAACAGTTACAGCACTGTAGtcggtataaaaaaaaaaaacacgcttGTGCAAAAAGTACTTTTGTACAAAGTACTTCCGGTGGGGTCACCGACTAGCTTTTATGAGCGAATTTTTTCCCGTGTTTACCAACGGATGTTTTACTATGATGTGAGCCTATTTTTGCTGTAGCTACATTTCTTGTGTAAATAATCTTCTTTAACGGCCGCTTTACTCAACCGCTCTTACTGGACGCCTGTAACGTTACAACGCGGTTCGACAAGCGAGGCAAAAAGAGGAAGCAATAGCCAaccatctttcttcttctgccagCAATAACAAGAAAGAGACAAGGCTAGAGTCCAGTGGAGCTGTATAGTTTGCAATGTATTGCCTGTTTTATACTAGATAAAGGATTTTTTGGGGTAAAACCTCTCCGTGTTAAGATAGATAAAAGCTCCCGGACACTGAGCTCATCCCCCGGCAAGCCTGGAAGTTTCGGATCAGAAGACTGGCTGTTAAGAATTAGTATTCCcgttttttcatgtttccaaCAGGTTTATCTTCCCCTAATCCCCCACCACCGCCAACCCAGGAGGCTAGACCAGCGGCTACTGATGTCAAAAACGAAAGCGGCAACATCACATCTCCgaagaagaggaaaataaacGGTTCAGAGAGGGAAGACACTACTGACACGATCTCTTCTTCGCCTCCCAAGACCCTGaattcctcctcttcttcttcctcctcctcctcctcctgctctcccacTCCGCTGCACATTCAGAAGAAGTTGAGGTTTGAGGATTCAGTGGATTTCATTGGACTGGATGTGAAAATGGCTGAGGaggctgctgccgctgctgcttcGTGCTCTAATAACAAAAGCAAAGCCGTGTTCCTGCCCGGCGGCGTGGGACACCATGCAAACGGACTGACGAAAACCGCAGGCTCCGGCACCTTCTCCAACAGTAAACCCGGTGCTGCCAAGAAACTAGTCATCAAGAACTTCAAAGGTAGCAGATACACTGGTGGATAATGTGATTCAAGCTCCCAAAACACTCACTGGCAGCAGCGTACAACTTAAACTCTACTGCTAACAAGTCAGCAGACACCGTGATGTTGTCCAGTATTTTAAAATTGTGATGCTCCTATAAGCTGCATTACagttaaaatgctaatttattttaaacttgGCTGAGACAGCGAAGCAAGGATGCGTCTAAGAAATTAATAAATGCGTCAAAAATATCATAGATCTTATCAAACTTGACGAAATTATACTTGTACGTTGGTATCAATGCAGGGTCAAtatgaggatgaggaagaaatGTAGGCATAAATATTTCTGAGAAATGATCAGTTAGTTAAGGAGAGACACTTACAGCTTATTTAACATAGCTTAAACACTcaaaaaaagttgtaaaagtCCTATTAGGAATTATTGATAAGACTATAAAAAGACTTAGGCTTGCTGATGAtttaatattattgtttatCATATTGTGATGATGTAATCTCTGATATTATCTTTCCTCAGATTTCTGcaagcaacaacaaaattaGTTATTAAAGTTGTTTGACACATAAAGAATTGGGCCTGGCGTAATGCACAACAGTGGAACTCGTGGCTTTGAacatcagtttgattattttattttgatataattATTGTATTCATTTAGCAATATTGGAAAATGTCCAGATTAATGTTGTGGCAATGATTTCAGCCATATTTAACTTTTCTTTGATCAGGTGGTTTAGATCATCTTTTTCAAGAGAGacatgaaaacaagaaacattAATAGTCAGACAACCAGCAGTGAAGCATCAAATAAAATTAATAGAAACAATTAAAGGAGGAATAAAAAACATCTAGTAAAAATCTCCTAGAAGAATGAAAGAATCTAGTATGACAGCAGTTTgcacttcatttcatttaaaggtGCATAATACCTGCCAAGGTTAGTACCTACATATACAATATCTAAGGTTATGTAATTGTTGCATCGTGTACTGCAGGTATGAGATCTAGAGAGAAAAGATGTGAGGAAGTTTTGTAGTAGAGCTGTCTAGATGAGGCAATATCCTGTCAAATAACACAATTAAATAACCAGATATTAGATTGTATTTGTCACTTTCACCTGGCTGTACTTTaaatagaaacaaacacagttgttttaaaataaaatctgctgACACTGGCGACACAGCATTGTGAGGTCCACTGTTTGTCACTCAGGTCCTGctaaagtttgtgttttgttttgctcgcGCAGAAAAACCCAAATTGCCTGAGAACTACACGCAGGAGACGTGGCAGAAGCTGAAGGAGGCAGTGGAGGCCATACAGAACAGCACTTCAATCAAGTACAATCTAGAAGAGCTCTACCAGGTATCACCACAGACCTGCTGACCCCTCAGAGGAAGCACCCTGTTGCCCTTCACTAATATAGAAACAGTCCTTTTTGacgctttttgttttgtccccGCAGGCTGTTGAGAACCTGTGCTCCCATAAGATATCTGCCAAGCTTTACAAACAGCTGAGGGCCGTGTGTGAAGACCACATCAAGGCACAAATTGAACAATTCAGGGAATATCCTTTACACTTTCTGGATCTCACCGGTTATTAATTATAGCATAGCCCAGTGTTGATCATGCAGTTGCATTACAGTAAAGTTCTTGAATGAAAGACACTTTTCCCTTAACATTGTTCATACGGATGCCCTGGACAGTGTGCTTTTCCTAAAGAAAATTGACAAGTGCTGGCAGGATCACTGCAGACAAATGGTATGTTTTTTTAACCTCATCATATCACTTTCCATGcaatttgtttgttatttaacTTTCACTTTTAAAGGGGTATTCCACTGATAAggtattgcacttccataaagttggggtaCGTGTTAAAAAGGATGGTAACTCTGAATTTTCGTCCCTCACTTCCAGTAATGCAAATCAATGGCGTCTGTCATTAGTCCCCCCTCTGCCTAGGAAATAGACGGTTTCGCAAATATTGCCAACTTGGATTTTGATGAGCCCCAGTGAGACTAACAAAGAAACAGGACTTTCAATGACTGGAGAGAAGACGGACAGTTTTTAGAGCTGGATAGTTGAAGAATTACAACAGTATCTGTATCTGTTGTTTAAGACTTGAGCCGAGGGCAGCTCCTCGTGGCCCGACATATGCA
It encodes:
- the mcts1 gene encoding malignant T-cell-amplified sequence 1, with amino-acid sequence MFKKFDEKENVSNCIQLKTSVIKGIKNQLLEQFPDIESWLNHIMPKKDPVKIVRCHEHIEILTVNGELLFFRQREGPFYPTLRLLHKYPFILPHQQVDKGAIKFVLSGANIMCPGLTSPGAKLYPAGADTVVAIMAEGKQHALCVGVMKMSAESIEKVNKGIGIENVHYLNDGLWHMKTYK